In one window of Larus michahellis chromosome 10, bLarMic1.1, whole genome shotgun sequence DNA:
- the IP6K2 gene encoding inositol hexakisphosphate kinase 2 — MSPAFGAMEVEHYSKGVLLEPFVHQVGGHSCVLRFNDKTICKPLIQREHQFYETLPTEMRKFTPQYEGVVSVSFEEDEDGNLCLIAYPLNGDHDNLENLDNSDCEPKSKLLRWTNKKTMLLENEKISKEWVRQHRKEEKMKSHKLEEEFEWLKKSEVLYYSVEKKGNVSSQFKHHNPWSMKCHQQQLQRMKENAKHRNQYKFILLENLTSRYEVPCVLDLKMGTRQHGDDASEEKKANQIRKCQQSTSAVIGVRVCGMQVYQAGTGQLMFMNKYHGRKLSVQGFKEALYQFFHNGKYLRRELFEPVIKKLTELKSVLEKQESYRFYSSSLLIIYDGKERQEVAVDSDPEDLEDLSEESSDESAGAYAYKPTASTVDVRMIDFAHTTCKYYGEDSVVHEGQDTGYVFGLQNLIDIIKEIRDESGE; from the exons ATGAGCCCAGCATTTGGAGCTATGGAAGTGGAGCACTATTCCAAGGGAGTCCTGCTCGAGCCTTTTGTCCACCAGGTCGGAGGGCACTCCTGTGTCCTCCGGTTTAATGACAAGACCATCTGTAAACCCCTTATTCAGAGGGAACACCAGTTCTATGAGACTCTCCCAACAGAAATGCGTAAATTCACTCCGCAATATGAGG gtgtGGTGTCAGTGAGCTTTGAAGAGGATGAAGATGGAAACTTATGTCTAATAGCGTATCCATTAAATGGGGACCATGATAACTTAGAAAACTTAGATAATTCTGACTGTGAACCCAAAAGTAAGCTGTTGCGATGGACTAACAAAAAGACAATGTTGTTAGAAAATGAGAAGATATCTAAGGAATGGGTCCGACAGcacagaaaagaggagaaaatgaaaag TCACAAATTGGAGGAAGAATTTGAGTGGCTGAAGAAATCTGAAGTCTTGTATTATTCCgtagagaaaaaaggaaatgtcagtTCACAGTTTAAACACCATAATCCTTGGAGCATGAAATGTCACCAGCAGCAGTTACAGCGgatgaaggaaaatgcaaaacacCGAAATCAATATA AATTCATTTTGCTGGAAAACCTGACATCTCGATACGAAGTACCATGTGTGTTGGACCTTAAGATGGGAACCCGACAGCATGGAGATGATGCGTCAGAAGAGAAGAAGGCGAATCAGATTCGCAAGTGTCAGCAGAGTACATCGGCTGTAATTGGAGTCCGAGTTTGTGGCATGCAG GTCTACCAGGCAGGCACTGGCCAGCTAATGTTCATGAATAAGTACCATGGAAGAAAACTCTCGGTCCAAGGATTTAAAGAAGCACTTTACCAGTTCTTTCATAACGGCAAATACCTGCGCAGGGAACTCTTTGAACCTGTTATTAAAAAACTGACTGAACTCAAGTCTGTCCTGGAGAAACAGGAGTCTTACCGCTTCTATTCGAGCTCCTTGCTGATCATTTATGATGGGAAGGAAAGGCAGGAAGTTGCTGTCGACTCAGACCCAGAGGACTTAGAAGACCTTTCAGAGGAATCTTCAGATGAGTCAGCAGGAGCATATGCCTACAAACCAACTGCTAGTACTGTTGATGTCCGTATGATAGACTTTGCCCACACAACCTGCAAGTACTATGGGGAAGATAGTGTGGTGCATGAGGGCCAAGACACGGGTTATGTTTTTGGACTTCAGAATTTAATAgatattattaaagaaataagagaCGAAAGTGGTGAATAA